A window of the Desulfopila inferna genome harbors these coding sequences:
- a CDS encoding ABC transporter ATP-binding protein, whose translation MSAILLRDIYKSWGSFQALSNINFGCEEGTLLVLLGPSGCGKSTTLRLIAGLETPTSGAVEINGRDVSNLPPVKRDISMVFQNYALFPHLTVAENIIFGLKARKVSKPEQKKRLNNAADILGLADFLKRKPAQLSGGQRQRVALGRAIVAQVPVCLMDEPLSNLDAKLRQEMRQEIRSLQQRLGMTMVYVTHDQVEAMTIADKIILMNDGGIEQHGTPEELYNRPATAFTGGFIGNPPMNILQSNPEIVVACGVDMPENLTTDDLLVGVRPENIEIRENSGFEIVVSATEYLGADTLIVGHSHDQSITLTIKGKTTISIGERVRIGWSSKHTHLFSIADGKRVETTNIGEQS comes from the coding sequence ATGTCAGCAATTCTTTTGAGAGATATCTATAAAAGCTGGGGCAGTTTCCAGGCCCTGAGTAATATCAATTTTGGCTGTGAGGAAGGAACACTTCTTGTCCTTCTTGGACCTTCAGGCTGCGGTAAGTCAACCACTCTCCGCCTCATAGCTGGTCTGGAGACACCAACATCCGGAGCGGTGGAAATCAACGGTCGGGATGTCTCAAATCTTCCTCCAGTCAAACGCGATATCTCCATGGTTTTTCAGAATTATGCACTGTTCCCACATTTAACCGTTGCCGAAAATATCATCTTTGGTCTCAAAGCCCGCAAGGTATCAAAACCGGAGCAAAAAAAACGTCTAAATAATGCAGCGGATATTCTTGGTCTTGCAGACTTTTTAAAGCGAAAACCCGCCCAGCTCTCCGGCGGGCAACGCCAACGAGTAGCCCTTGGGCGTGCCATTGTAGCACAGGTACCGGTCTGCCTTATGGATGAACCGCTCTCGAACCTTGATGCCAAGCTCAGGCAGGAAATGCGCCAGGAAATCCGTTCACTCCAGCAGCGCCTTGGAATGACAATGGTATACGTGACCCATGATCAGGTCGAGGCGATGACCATAGCGGACAAAATCATACTTATGAATGACGGAGGAATAGAACAGCATGGAACCCCCGAGGAGCTATACAACCGTCCAGCCACCGCATTTACTGGAGGTTTCATTGGTAACCCTCCAATGAATATTTTGCAGTCGAACCCGGAAATTGTGGTGGCCTGCGGTGTCGACATGCCAGAAAACCTTACCACTGACGACTTACTGGTTGGAGTCAGACCTGAAAATATTGAAATCCGTGAGAACTCCGGGTTTGAAATAGTGGTCTCTGCCACAGAATACCTTGGGGCAGACACACTGATCGTCGGTCATTCACACGACCAATCTATTACCCTGACAATTAAGGGTAAGACAACTATTTCGATAGGTGAGCGAGTCAGAATTGGATGGAGTTCAAAACATACCCATCTGTTTTCAATC
- a CDS encoding carbohydrate ABC transporter permease, with protein sequence MKTVNIIETLGAWMLGALWLLPVVFAFWSAFHPAEFSTSFELFAPLTLDNFTKAWGYAPFPRYLLNTFFLVTMILIAQFVLCTLAAYGFARYEFFGKNVIFALVLLQLMIMPEVLLVENYRTISSMGLLDTIPAIGFPYMASAFGVFLLRQSFKTIPKELVEAAQVEGVSPLGVLWKVYVPLAKSTYIAYGLVSVSYHWNNFLWPLVVTSSVNSRPLTVGLAIFGAPESGVNWSIITAATVMTMSPLLLAFLLFQRQFVQSFMHSGIK encoded by the coding sequence ATGAAGACCGTAAATATCATCGAGACACTGGGAGCTTGGATGCTCGGCGCACTCTGGCTTTTGCCGGTGGTTTTCGCCTTTTGGAGTGCATTCCATCCTGCTGAGTTTTCAACGAGTTTTGAGCTTTTTGCCCCACTGACACTGGACAATTTCACCAAAGCCTGGGGGTATGCACCATTTCCCCGATATCTGTTAAACACTTTTTTTCTGGTAACAATGATCCTGATTGCACAATTTGTCTTGTGCACTCTCGCGGCTTATGGCTTTGCCAGGTACGAATTTTTCGGGAAAAATGTCATTTTCGCATTGGTCCTGCTCCAGTTGATGATCATGCCAGAGGTTCTTCTGGTCGAGAACTACCGTACCATAAGCAGTATGGGATTACTTGACACCATACCCGCCATCGGTTTCCCTTATATGGCCAGCGCTTTTGGTGTTTTTTTATTGAGACAGTCTTTTAAAACCATCCCAAAAGAACTGGTAGAGGCTGCTCAGGTGGAAGGGGTATCCCCCCTTGGTGTTTTATGGAAGGTCTATGTCCCACTCGCCAAATCTACATATATTGCATATGGACTGGTTTCCGTTAGTTATCACTGGAACAATTTTCTCTGGCCCCTGGTTGTTACCAGTTCGGTCAACAGTCGTCCTCTGACTGTGGGGTTGGCCATCTTCGGAGCTCCTGAATCCGGGGTCAACTGGTCGATAATCACAGCTGCGACAGTCATGACTATGTCGCCTTTGCTGCTGGCCTTTCTTCTTTTCCAGCGTCAATTTGTTCAATCGTTCATGCATTCAGGCATTAAGTAG
- a CDS encoding ABC transporter substrate-binding protein — MRSEIFGKQMLKTLVVGVSMLSLTSMAAATELTMFYPVAVGGPLTKLVDSLVNEFEAEHPDIKVKATYSGNYSDTMTKAMTALKGGNPPHLSVILSTEIFTLMDNKAIVAYDDLVSSEQDKKWLDSFYPALMENSRTGGKTWSIPFQRSTIVMYYNKDAFRKAGLDPEKPPATWDELVEIGKKLVIKDDQGTVKQWGIEIPSTGYPYWMFGALARQNSEVLMNDSGTETYFDKPGVVQALDFWQKLGKDHGIMPAGTIEWGTLRSDFLEQKTAIMWHSTGNLTAVKDNATFDFGVAMLPAGKERGTPTGGGNFYIFEKTTPEERAAALTFVQWMTQPSRTAQWSIGTGYLGTRPDAYDTAEMKTYVKDFPPAAVARDQLKYATAELSVHENGRIYKILNDAIQSVLTGAKSSKDALSDAQRQTERLLKRYR, encoded by the coding sequence ATGAGAAGCGAAATATTTGGCAAACAAATGTTGAAAACACTGGTAGTGGGAGTGTCCATGCTTTCATTAACATCCATGGCGGCAGCGACAGAATTGACTATGTTTTACCCGGTTGCTGTAGGTGGTCCCCTGACCAAGTTGGTTGACAGCCTGGTAAATGAATTCGAGGCAGAACACCCGGACATCAAGGTCAAGGCCACCTATTCAGGAAATTATTCCGACACGATGACAAAGGCCATGACGGCTCTTAAGGGTGGAAATCCACCCCATCTGTCGGTAATACTCTCAACTGAAATTTTCACCCTCATGGACAACAAAGCCATCGTGGCCTACGACGATCTGGTTTCATCCGAGCAGGACAAAAAATGGCTTGACAGTTTTTATCCCGCTTTGATGGAAAACAGCCGTACTGGCGGTAAGACATGGAGTATACCGTTTCAAAGATCCACAATCGTCATGTATTACAATAAGGATGCCTTCAGGAAGGCCGGACTTGATCCAGAGAAGCCACCGGCAACTTGGGACGAACTTGTCGAGATAGGCAAAAAGCTGGTCATCAAAGACGATCAAGGCACAGTTAAACAGTGGGGTATAGAGATCCCTTCAACAGGATATCCTTACTGGATGTTTGGAGCCCTCGCTCGTCAAAACAGTGAAGTGCTTATGAATGACAGTGGTACCGAAACTTACTTTGACAAGCCGGGAGTTGTTCAGGCCCTCGATTTCTGGCAGAAATTGGGAAAAGACCATGGCATCATGCCTGCAGGAACCATTGAATGGGGTACACTCAGGAGCGATTTCCTAGAGCAGAAAACCGCAATCATGTGGCATAGTACAGGTAACCTCACCGCAGTAAAAGATAACGCTACCTTTGATTTTGGCGTTGCCATGCTGCCAGCAGGCAAGGAACGAGGAACACCAACTGGCGGTGGAAACTTCTACATTTTCGAAAAAACCACCCCGGAAGAAAGAGCCGCAGCGCTTACCTTTGTTCAGTGGATGACCCAGCCTTCCAGAACTGCCCAGTGGAGTATCGGTACCGGCTATCTTGGCACACGTCCTGACGCCTATGATACTGCTGAGATGAAGACATATGTCAAAGACTTTCCGCCGGCAGCAGTTGCCAGAGATCAGCTGAAATATGCGACAGCTGAATTATCAGTTCATGAAAATGGACGAATTTATAAAATTCTTAACGATGCAATTCAGTCTGTCCTGACTGGAGCCAAATCTTCTAAAGACGCCTTGAGTGATGCTCAGAGGCAAACCGAACGTCTTTTGAAGCGTTATCGGTAA
- a CDS encoding LacI family DNA-binding transcriptional regulator: protein MSTMIDVAKLAGVSTATVSRFINSPDTVREATQKKITRAMKTCNYKYNALARGFATKKSNTIGLIIPTISNPVFADSTQGIQDFADKRKMQVILGNSYYKYDQEEKLVKILRERQVDGLIITTTNLKGDVLKTLLDENFPFVLLFSTVKGGPISAVGVDNYRGGYLATEHLITLGHKRIGMLAGSFAITDRSYHRWHGYRQCLNNYGISYDKKLLAQTEYSLAGGRDSVKKLLALKTPPTAVFCSNDYLALGAMKGAREMGLRLPDDLSIVGFDDMQTASYLIPALTTIRQSAYKMGESAAELLFQRMESPGKPVQRMLESSLIIRESTTTPPDRGNHAVQISKNK, encoded by the coding sequence ATGAGCACAATGATTGATGTTGCAAAACTAGCAGGTGTTTCTACAGCCACGGTTTCCAGATTCATCAACTCGCCAGATACTGTACGAGAAGCAACTCAGAAAAAAATCACACGGGCAATGAAAACCTGCAACTACAAGTACAATGCCTTAGCCCGTGGATTTGCAACCAAAAAATCGAATACAATAGGCCTAATCATACCGACCATTAGTAATCCGGTTTTTGCTGATTCTACCCAAGGTATCCAGGACTTTGCAGACAAGAGAAAAATGCAGGTCATTCTCGGCAACTCTTATTACAAATACGATCAGGAAGAAAAGTTAGTTAAAATACTCCGGGAAAGGCAGGTGGACGGTCTTATTATCACGACCACCAATCTAAAAGGTGATGTGCTCAAAACCCTTCTAGATGAAAATTTTCCCTTCGTATTGCTATTCAGTACTGTAAAGGGAGGCCCCATATCAGCGGTTGGGGTTGATAATTATCGCGGAGGTTATCTTGCTACAGAGCACTTGATAACTTTGGGTCACAAGCGCATAGGAATGCTTGCAGGAAGTTTTGCGATAACCGACCGTAGTTACCATCGATGGCACGGCTACCGGCAGTGTCTCAATAATTATGGTATCTCTTATGATAAAAAGCTCTTGGCTCAGACGGAATATTCCCTGGCTGGTGGACGGGATAGCGTCAAGAAACTGCTTGCCCTGAAAACTCCACCGACTGCAGTATTTTGCTCCAACGACTATCTGGCTCTTGGTGCAATGAAAGGGGCACGGGAAATGGGATTACGGCTGCCAGACGACTTGTCCATCGTGGGCTTTGATGATATGCAAACCGCCTCTTATCTAATACCGGCTCTGACGACCATCCGGCAGTCGGCATACAAAATGGGGGAAAGTGCAGCTGAACTCCTGTTTCAACGCATGGAGTCGCCAGGAAAACCTGTACAAAGAATGCTGGAATCGTCGCTCATCATTAGAGAATCAACAACGACCCCTCCAGACCGTGGGAACCATGCTGTACAAATAAGCAAAAATAAGTGA